The Rhodobacter sp. CZR27 genome includes a window with the following:
- the hisB gene encoding imidazoleglycerol-phosphate dehydratase HisB produces MRKAEITRKTAETEISVAVNLDGTGTYDVKTGVGFFDHMVDQLARHSLIDITLRCEGDLHIDDHHTVEDCGIALGQALTKALGDKRGIRRYGSFHLAMDDALVRSALDLSGRPYLICNLPFPTQKIGTFDTELVREFFQALSTHGGITLHIDMIHGLNSHHIAEAAFKAVARALREAVEPDPRRADAIPSTKGML; encoded by the coding sequence ATGCGCAAGGCCGAGATCACCCGCAAGACCGCCGAGACCGAGATTTCGGTGGCGGTGAACCTCGACGGCACCGGGACCTACGACGTGAAGACCGGGGTGGGCTTCTTCGACCACATGGTGGACCAGTTGGCCAGGCATTCGCTGATCGACATCACCCTGCGCTGCGAGGGTGACCTGCACATCGACGACCACCACACGGTCGAGGATTGCGGCATCGCGCTCGGCCAGGCGCTGACGAAGGCCTTGGGCGACAAGCGCGGCATCCGGCGTTACGGCAGCTTCCACCTCGCGATGGACGATGCGCTGGTGCGCTCGGCGCTCGATCTCTCGGGGCGGCCCTACCTCATCTGCAATCTGCCCTTCCCGACGCAGAAGATCGGCACCTTCGACACCGAACTCGTGCGCGAGTTCTTCCAGGCGCTCTCGACGCACGGGGGGATCACGCTCCACATCGACATGATCCACGGCCTGAACAGCCACCACATCGCCGAGGCCGCCTTCAAGGCCGTGGCCCGCGCCCTGCGCGAGGCGGTGGAGCCCGACCCGCGGCGCGCCGACGCCATCCCCTCGACGAAGGGCATGCTCTGA
- a CDS encoding elongation factor G, with translation MSHQPSGPRCAALVGSYTCGKTTLFEDLLFAAGAIDRRGAVKDGNTVGDAAPEARARQMSTELSVANFDYLGEPWTLIDCPGSVELTYDAQCAMMVADIVVVVAEPLPERAVTLSPLLRFLDDRNIPHLVYINKMDLPEATARGTFEALQAVSGRPLVLREIPIRDAAGKVTGMVDLVSERAWRWNPHKPSDMVALPDALKEVEGEARASLLEALADFDDALMSELLDDVVPSTSEIYENLTRDLQKDLIVPVFFGSAENENGIRRLLKALRHEAPDAAATADRLGIEAKGTMAQVFKTVYAGQSGKMSWVRVWSGEVRDGMTLGQDRVGSVSALMGRKTTAKGSAVAGEVVSLGRMAGAATGDLLTEQGVAEADWPVPPAPLHAVAIRAEKQADDVKLAAALTRLAEEDPSITSGHLAETGEMVLSGQGEVQLQIALSRMKNEYGLGVAATKPAIPYRETITKPATIHARHKKQSGGHGEFADVHLEIRPLPRGEGFVFDERITGGVVPKNYIPAVEKGVQGYLAKGPLGHVVVDVAVTLTDGSYHTVDSSDMAFQKAAQKGMSEAMPGCGPVLLEPVLAVTISVPSEFTPKVQRIVTGRRGQLLGFDAKPGWPGWDDVQALMPQGETHGLIVEIRSQSLGVGTYTCRFDHLQELHGREAERVLATQSA, from the coding sequence ATGAGCCATCAACCATCAGGCCCTCGCTGCGCCGCACTGGTCGGCAGCTACACCTGCGGCAAGACGACCCTCTTCGAGGATCTGCTGTTCGCTGCGGGCGCCATCGACCGGCGCGGCGCTGTCAAGGACGGCAACACGGTGGGCGATGCGGCGCCCGAAGCGCGCGCCCGCCAGATGAGCACCGAGCTGTCGGTGGCGAACTTCGACTACCTCGGCGAGCCCTGGACGCTGATCGACTGCCCTGGCTCGGTCGAACTGACCTATGACGCGCAATGCGCGATGATGGTCGCGGACATCGTGGTGGTGGTGGCCGAGCCGCTGCCGGAACGCGCCGTGACGCTCTCGCCCCTCCTTCGCTTCCTCGACGACCGCAACATTCCGCACCTCGTCTACATCAACAAGATGGACCTGCCCGAGGCCACCGCCCGCGGCACGTTCGAGGCGTTGCAGGCGGTCTCGGGCCGGCCGCTGGTGCTGCGCGAGATCCCGATCCGCGATGCGGCGGGCAAGGTCACCGGCATGGTGGATCTGGTGAGCGAGCGCGCCTGGCGCTGGAACCCGCACAAGCCCTCGGACATGGTGGCGCTGCCGGACGCGCTGAAGGAAGTCGAGGGCGAGGCCCGCGCGAGCCTGCTCGAGGCGCTGGCGGATTTCGACGACGCGCTGATGTCGGAACTGCTCGACGACGTGGTGCCCTCGACCAGCGAGATCTACGAGAACCTGACCCGCGACCTGCAGAAGGACCTGATCGTGCCGGTGTTCTTCGGCTCGGCCGAGAACGAGAACGGCATCCGCCGGCTCCTGAAGGCGCTGCGCCACGAGGCGCCCGACGCCGCGGCCACCGCAGATCGGCTCGGGATCGAGGCGAAGGGCACGATGGCACAGGTGTTCAAGACGGTCTACGCCGGCCAGTCGGGCAAGATGTCCTGGGTCCGCGTCTGGTCGGGCGAGGTGAGGGACGGGATGACGCTCGGTCAGGACCGCGTCGGCTCGGTGAGCGCGCTGATGGGCCGCAAGACCACGGCCAAGGGATCGGCCGTGGCGGGCGAGGTCGTCTCGCTTGGCCGGATGGCGGGGGCGGCGACCGGGGATCTCCTCACCGAACAGGGCGTCGCCGAGGCCGACTGGCCGGTGCCCCCCGCGCCGCTTCATGCGGTGGCGATCCGCGCCGAGAAGCAGGCGGACGACGTGAAGCTCGCCGCCGCGCTGACGCGGCTGGCGGAGGAGGATCCCTCGATCACCTCGGGCCATCTGGCCGAGACGGGCGAGATGGTCCTGAGCGGGCAGGGCGAGGTGCAGCTGCAGATCGCGCTGTCGCGAATGAAGAACGAATATGGCCTCGGCGTCGCCGCGACGAAGCCCGCGATCCCCTATCGCGAGACGATCACCAAGCCTGCGACCATCCACGCCCGGCACAAGAAGCAGTCCGGCGGGCATGGCGAGTTCGCCGATGTCCATCTGGAGATCAGGCCGTTGCCGCGCGGCGAGGGCTTCGTCTTCGACGAGCGCATCACCGGCGGCGTGGTGCCGAAGAACTACATCCCGGCGGTCGAGAAGGGCGTGCAGGGGTATCTCGCCAAGGGGCCGCTGGGTCATGTGGTGGTCGATGTCGCGGTCACCCTGACCGACGGCAGCTATCACACGGTCGACAGCTCGGACATGGCGTTCCAGAAGGCCGCGCAGAAGGGCATGTCCGAGGCGATGCCCGGCTGCGGCCCGGTCCTGCTCGAGCCTGTGCTCGCCGTGACGATCTCGGTCCCGTCCGAGTTCACGCCGAAGGTGCAGCGCATCGTGACGGGGCGGCGCGGGCAGCTTCTGGGCTTTGACGCGAAGCCCGGCTGGCCAGGCTGGGACGACGTGCAGGCGTTGATGCCGCAGGGCGAGACCCATGGCCTGATCGTCGAGATCCGCTCGCAGAGCCTTGGCGTCGGCACCTACACCTGCCGGTTTGACCACCTGCAGGAACTGCACGGCCGCGAGGCCGAGCGCGTTCTGGCCACCCAGAGCGCCTGA
- a CDS encoding TCR/Tet family MFS transporter, with the protein MQSPRLALAFILITVTLDAIGIGLIFPVMPELILEVTGRTLSEAAVWGGLLSASFAVMQFLFGPTIGSLSDRFGRRPILLGSLVIMSATYLAMALAPTITILLAARIVAGIVSATYATASAFIADVTPPEDRGKRFALIGAGFGIGFVLGPAMGGLLAGLDIRAPFYGAALMAVLNLCLGSLILPETVTDATRRPFSLARANPLGAFRAVAHLPGLRRPLLVFLILGIAMNVYPAVWAFYGHAQFGWGAGMVGASLALYGISFAVGQVALVGPAIRKLGEHRTAFWGIWVDIVTLAVFGFLTSPLGALVVIPITALGGVVTPALQSILSRGTPADAQGELQGLLASLNAIAMIVSPLVMTAAFRAFTHEGALLHLPGAPFLLASALMVAALLLHVGRRRAA; encoded by the coding sequence ATGCAAAGCCCCCGGCTCGCCCTCGCCTTCATCCTCATCACCGTCACGCTGGACGCCATCGGCATCGGCCTGATCTTCCCCGTCATGCCGGAGCTGATCCTCGAGGTGACGGGGCGGACGCTGTCCGAGGCGGCCGTCTGGGGCGGGCTCCTGTCCGCCTCGTTCGCGGTGATGCAGTTCCTGTTCGGGCCGACCATCGGCAGCCTGTCCGACCGGTTCGGGCGGCGGCCGATCCTGCTCGGCTCGCTGGTCATCATGTCCGCGACCTATCTGGCGATGGCGCTGGCGCCGACCATCACGATCCTGCTGGCGGCGCGGATCGTGGCGGGGATCGTCTCGGCGACCTATGCCACGGCATCGGCCTTCATCGCCGACGTGACCCCGCCCGAGGACCGCGGCAAGCGCTTCGCCCTGATCGGGGCAGGGTTCGGCATCGGCTTTGTTCTCGGGCCTGCGATGGGCGGGCTTCTGGCAGGGCTCGACATCCGTGCGCCCTTCTATGGCGCAGCGCTGATGGCGGTGCTGAACCTATGCCTCGGCAGCCTGATCCTGCCCGAGACCGTGACCGACGCGACCCGCCGCCCGTTCTCGCTGGCGCGGGCCAATCCGCTCGGCGCCTTCCGGGCGGTGGCGCATCTGCCGGGGCTGCGGCGGCCGCTGCTGGTCTTCCTGATCCTCGGCATCGCGATGAACGTCTATCCGGCGGTCTGGGCGTTCTACGGCCATGCGCAGTTCGGCTGGGGCGCGGGCATGGTCGGGGCCTCGCTCGCGCTTTACGGCATCAGCTTCGCGGTGGGTCAGGTGGCACTGGTGGGGCCTGCGATCCGCAAGCTGGGCGAGCATCGCACCGCGTTCTGGGGCATCTGGGTCGATATCGTGACGCTGGCGGTCTTCGGCTTCCTGACCTCGCCGCTCGGCGCGCTCGTCGTGATCCCGATCACCGCGCTCGGGGGCGTGGTGACGCCGGCGCTGCAGTCGATCCTGTCGCGCGGAACGCCCGCGGATGCGCAGGGAGAGCTGCAGGGCCTGCTCGCCTCGCTCAATGCCATCGCGATGATCGTCTCGCCGCTGGTGATGACGGCCGCCTTCCGGGCCTTCACCCACGAGGGCGCCCTGCTGCACCTGCCGGGGGCGCCCTTCCTGCTGGCCTCCGCGCTGATGGTTGCAGCCCTGCTGCTGCATGTCGGCAGACGCCGCGCCGCCTGA
- a CDS encoding alpha/beta fold hydrolase, with amino-acid sequence MSDFLLIHGSCHGAWCWRDVIAALQAAGHHARAIDLPSHGADPTPIAQVTLDRYAEAILAAIEAPVTLVGHSMAGLPISAAAEKAPEKIARLIYLCAYAPRSGMSVASMRRAGPRQPLRDAIVIAPDRQSFTFDPALTADRLYHDCTEAARAFAASRLGPQPILPQEQPVTLTARYHSVPKHYIRCLQDRAIPPEYQAAMTEGWPDGTVSTLDASHSPFLSCPEALARRLIEVAA; translated from the coding sequence ATGTCTGACTTCCTGCTGATCCACGGCTCGTGCCACGGTGCGTGGTGCTGGCGCGACGTGATCGCGGCCCTTCAGGCTGCAGGCCACCATGCCCGGGCCATCGACCTGCCCTCGCACGGCGCGGACCCGACGCCGATCGCCCAGGTCACGCTGGACCGCTATGCCGAGGCGATCCTTGCAGCCATCGAAGCGCCCGTGACGCTGGTCGGGCATTCCATGGCGGGCCTGCCGATCTCGGCCGCGGCCGAGAAGGCGCCGGAGAAGATCGCCCGGCTGATCTACCTCTGCGCATATGCGCCGCGCAGCGGCATGTCGGTCGCCTCGATGCGCCGCGCCGGGCCGCGCCAGCCCTTGCGCGACGCCATCGTGATCGCGCCGGACCGGCAGAGCTTCACCTTCGATCCCGCGCTGACCGCCGACCGGCTGTATCACGACTGCACCGAGGCGGCGCGCGCCTTTGCGGCCTCCCGCCTCGGCCCGCAGCCGATCCTGCCGCAGGAACAGCCCGTGACGCTGACCGCGCGCTACCATTCGGTGCCGAAGCACTACATCCGCTGCCTGCAGGACCGTGCGATCCCGCCGGAATATCAGGCAGCCATGACCGAGGGCTGGCCGGACGGCACCGTCTCGACCCTCGACGCTTCGCACTCGCCCTTCCTGAGCTGCCCGGAAGCCCTTGCGCGGCGGCTGATCGAGGTGGCGGCCTGA
- the pcaD gene encoding 3-oxoadipate enol-lactonase, producing the protein MPEIEFADLRLHYRDEGTATGAPVVFAHALGSDLRIWDNLIPLLPQELRLVRYDLRGHGLSEVPEPPYAMGALIRDAERLMDALSLRDAVFVGCSIGGMIAQGIAVKRLDLIRALVLCDTAAKIGTAELWQDRIDQARSYGLESLADPTMKRWFPPAFRASPEGQIWRERFIEGNPDGYAGGAAAIAGTDFYSTTARLTLPTLAIVGSEDGSTPPDLVRETAELIKGSRFEIIRGAGHVPSIDKPAETAALITAFLKSIGHV; encoded by the coding sequence ATGCCAGAGATCGAGTTCGCCGACCTCCGCCTGCACTACCGCGACGAGGGCACCGCCACGGGCGCGCCGGTCGTCTTCGCCCATGCGCTCGGCTCGGACCTGAGGATCTGGGACAACCTCATCCCGCTCTTGCCGCAGGAGCTTCGCCTCGTGCGCTACGACCTGCGCGGGCACGGGCTGTCGGAAGTGCCCGAGCCGCCCTATGCCATGGGCGCACTGATCCGCGACGCCGAGCGGCTGATGGATGCGCTGTCGCTGCGGGATGCGGTCTTCGTCGGTTGCTCGATCGGCGGCATGATCGCGCAAGGCATCGCGGTGAAACGCCTCGACCTGATCCGGGCGCTGGTGCTGTGCGACACGGCGGCGAAGATCGGCACGGCGGAACTCTGGCAGGACCGCATCGACCAGGCGCGCAGCTACGGCCTCGAATCGCTCGCCGATCCGACGATGAAGCGCTGGTTCCCGCCGGCGTTCCGCGCCAGCCCCGAGGGCCAGATCTGGCGCGAGCGGTTCATCGAGGGCAACCCGGACGGCTATGCCGGGGGCGCGGCGGCGATTGCGGGCACCGACTTCTATTCGACGACAGCGCGGCTGACGCTGCCGACGCTGGCGATCGTGGGTTCCGAGGACGGCTCCACCCCGCCCGATCTGGTGCGCGAGACGGCCGAGCTGATCAAGGGCAGCCGGTTCGAGATCATCCGCGGCGCGGGCCACGTCCCCTCGATCGACAAGCCGGCCGAGACGGCGGCGCTGATCACCGCGTTCCTCAAGTCCATCGGCCATGTCTGA
- a CDS encoding threonine/serine dehydratase: MTDIAMIEAAAARLQGHARRTPLLSSPFLDEIAGRRVLVKAECLQHTGSFKFRGAWSALSALEPAARARGVIAFSSGNHAQGVAYAAKLHGVPSVIIMPEDAPKLKIDNTRALGAEVILYDRVTGDRDAIGARLAEERGLTLIRPFDEPLVIAGQGSVGLEIAEQAAEAGITQADVLTCCGGGGLTAGIALALESRAPGLRVRPAEPAGFDDTARSLAAGRILRNEALSGSICDAIVTPEPGRITFPILARLCGPGLAVTDDEALRAIALAFLRLKIVLEPGGAVALAAALFRPEAIAGDAVICTASGGNVDPALFAHALSRLAD, from the coding sequence ATGACGGACATCGCGATGATCGAGGCCGCGGCGGCGCGGCTTCAGGGCCATGCACGGCGGACACCGCTCCTGTCCTCGCCCTTCCTTGACGAGATCGCGGGCCGGCGCGTGCTGGTCAAGGCCGAGTGCCTGCAGCACACCGGATCGTTCAAGTTCCGCGGCGCCTGGTCGGCGCTCTCGGCGCTGGAGCCTGCCGCACGGGCGCGCGGCGTGATCGCGTTTTCCTCGGGAAATCATGCGCAGGGCGTGGCTTACGCGGCGAAGCTGCATGGCGTGCCGTCAGTCATCATCATGCCCGAGGACGCGCCGAAGCTGAAGATCGACAACACCCGGGCGCTGGGGGCCGAGGTGATCCTCTATGACCGGGTGACCGGCGACCGTGACGCGATCGGGGCGCGGCTGGCGGAGGAGCGCGGGCTGACGCTGATCCGACCCTTCGACGAGCCGCTGGTGATCGCGGGACAGGGCAGCGTCGGCCTCGAGATCGCCGAGCAGGCGGCCGAGGCAGGCATCACGCAGGCCGACGTGCTGACCTGTTGCGGCGGCGGGGGCCTGACCGCAGGCATCGCGCTGGCGCTCGAGTCGCGGGCGCCGGGCCTTCGGGTGCGCCCGGCCGAGCCTGCGGGCTTCGACGACACCGCCCGCAGCCTCGCCGCCGGCCGGATCCTGCGCAACGAGGCGCTTTCGGGGTCGATCTGCGACGCCATCGTCACCCCGGAACCGGGGCGGATCACCTTCCCGATCCTCGCCCGTCTCTGCGGCCCGGGCCTTGCCGTCACCGACGACGAGGCGCTGAGGGCCATCGCCCTGGCCTTCCTGCGGCTGAAGATCGTGCTGGAGCCGGGGGGTGCGGTGGCCCTTGCCGCGGCGCTGTTCCGGCCCGAGGCCATTGCGGGAGACGCCGTGATCTGCACCGCCTCGGGCGGGAACGTCGATCCGGCGCTTTTCGCCCATGCGCTGTCGCGCCTTGCCGACTGA
- a CDS encoding alpha/beta fold hydrolase — translation MPQFFTASDGARLAFTDEGEGLPLLCLAGLTRTGADFDYLRPHLPAGIRLIRPDYRGRGASPWTGSATYTVPQEARDALDLLDHLGVDRAAILGTSRGGMIGMLLAATAKDRLRGLCLNDVGPVIERSGLERIFNYVGRNPALGSHAELAAALPWLMTGFAGVPDDRWMAEARLHYAETPDGLRITYDPELREAFIAAMGGEPPDLWPLFDACSGLPLALIRGANSDLLSPATVAEMRRRRPDMILTEVPGRAHIPFLDEPESLQAIRAFLSAAQ, via the coding sequence ATGCCGCAGTTCTTCACCGCCAGCGACGGCGCCCGCCTCGCCTTCACCGACGAGGGCGAAGGGCTGCCGCTGCTCTGCCTCGCGGGCCTGACCCGGACGGGGGCGGACTTCGACTATCTCAGGCCGCACCTGCCCGCGGGCATCCGCCTGATCCGCCCGGACTACCGCGGCCGGGGCGCCTCGCCCTGGACCGGCAGCGCGACCTATACGGTCCCGCAGGAGGCGCGCGACGCGCTGGACCTGCTTGACCACCTTGGCGTTGACCGCGCGGCGATCCTTGGCACCTCGCGCGGGGGGATGATCGGAATGCTTCTCGCGGCGACGGCGAAGGACCGGCTGCGCGGCCTTTGCCTGAACGACGTGGGCCCGGTGATCGAGCGCTCGGGGCTGGAGCGGATCTTCAACTACGTCGGACGCAACCCCGCCCTCGGCAGCCATGCCGAGCTGGCGGCTGCCCTGCCCTGGCTGATGACCGGATTCGCCGGCGTGCCCGACGACCGCTGGATGGCCGAGGCGCGGCTGCACTACGCCGAGACGCCCGACGGGCTGCGGATCACCTATGACCCCGAACTGCGCGAGGCCTTCATCGCGGCCATGGGGGGCGAGCCGCCGGATCTCTGGCCGCTGTTCGACGCCTGCTCGGGGCTGCCGCTGGCGCTGATCCGGGGGGCGAACTCGGACCTGCTGTCGCCCGCCACCGTGGCCGAGATGCGGCGCCGCCGGCCCGACATGATCCTGACCGAGGTGCCGGGGCGCGCGCATATCCCCTTCCTCGACGAGCCGGAGAGCCTGCAGGCGATCCGCGCCTTCCTTTCGGCCGCCCAATGA
- a CDS encoding ABC transporter transmembrane domain-containing protein encodes MARKPTTQLEDRPTSKRMGALRGLVPFLAPYRKLTFGALGALVLTAVISLILPVTVRRIVDGFMENNAALLDEYFAAALFIAAALALGTGLRYYLVTRLGERVVADIRRALFDRMMGMSPAFFERIMTGEVLSRLTTDTTLILSVIGSSVSVALRNLLILLGGLVLLLFTSTKLTGLVLLIVPLVVVPIVILGRKLRRLSRENQDWIAQSSGDASEALLSVQTVQAFTHERQSRDRFGEVTEKSFLSAKERIGTRAIMTVIVIFLVFTGIVGVLWVGARDVRSGDMTPGEMVQFLIYAVMVAGSVGALSEIWSELQRAAGATERLNELLNADDPVRDPARPVPLPRPVRGEIRFEDVRFRYPARPEVSALAGVDLVVNPGETVALVGPSGAGKTTILQLLQRFYDPQHGSVKIDGIDLRDMARDDFRRAIALVPQDPVIFATSARENIRFGRPDATDAEVEDAARAAAAHDFLSILPQGYETYVGERGVMLSGGQKQRVALARAILRGAKILLLDEATSALDAESERAVQTAVEAMAHDRTTLVVAHRLATVKRADRIVVFDQGRIVATGTHDQLVAEDGLYARLARLQFTDGLV; translated from the coding sequence ATGGCACGGAAACCCACGACCCAGCTCGAGGATCGTCCGACGTCGAAACGCATGGGCGCGCTGCGCGGCCTTGTCCCCTTCCTCGCGCCCTACCGCAAGCTGACCTTCGGCGCGCTCGGCGCGCTGGTGCTGACCGCCGTGATCAGCCTGATCCTGCCGGTCACCGTGCGCCGCATCGTCGACGGGTTCATGGAGAACAACGCGGCGCTGCTGGACGAATATTTCGCCGCCGCCCTGTTCATCGCTGCCGCCCTCGCGCTTGGGACGGGGCTGCGCTACTACCTCGTCACGCGGCTCGGCGAGCGCGTGGTGGCCGACATCCGCCGCGCGCTTTTCGACCGGATGATGGGCATGAGCCCCGCCTTCTTCGAGCGCATCATGACCGGCGAGGTGTTGTCGCGCCTGACCACGGACACCACGCTGATCCTGTCGGTGATCGGATCCTCGGTCTCGGTGGCGCTGCGCAACCTCCTGATCCTGCTGGGCGGGCTGGTGCTGCTGCTGTTCACCTCGACCAAGCTCACCGGCCTCGTGCTGCTGATCGTGCCGCTGGTGGTGGTGCCGATCGTGATCCTCGGCCGCAAGCTGCGGCGCCTCTCGCGCGAGAACCAGGACTGGATCGCGCAATCCTCGGGCGACGCCTCCGAGGCGCTGCTGTCGGTGCAGACGGTGCAGGCCTTCACCCACGAGCGCCAGTCGCGCGACCGCTTCGGCGAGGTGACCGAGAAGTCGTTCCTGTCGGCGAAGGAGCGCATCGGCACGCGGGCGATCATGACGGTGATCGTGATCTTCCTCGTCTTCACCGGCATCGTGGGCGTGCTGTGGGTGGGCGCGCGGGACGTGCGCTCGGGCGACATGACGCCGGGCGAGATGGTGCAGTTCCTGATCTATGCCGTGATGGTGGCGGGATCGGTCGGCGCGCTCTCGGAAATCTGGAGCGAGCTTCAGCGCGCCGCCGGCGCGACCGAGCGGCTGAACGAGCTGCTCAATGCCGACGACCCGGTGCGGGACCCGGCCCGGCCGGTGCCGCTGCCGCGCCCGGTGCGCGGCGAAATCCGGTTCGAGGACGTGCGCTTCCGCTATCCCGCGCGGCCCGAGGTCTCGGCGCTGGCCGGAGTCGATCTGGTGGTCAATCCGGGCGAGACGGTGGCGCTGGTCGGCCCATCGGGCGCGGGCAAGACCACGATCCTGCAACTCCTCCAGCGCTTCTACGATCCCCAGCACGGCTCGGTGAAGATCGACGGCATCGACCTGCGCGACATGGCCCGCGACGACTTCCGCCGCGCCATCGCGCTGGTGCCGCAGGACCCGGTGATCTTCGCCACCTCCGCGCGCGAGAACATCCGCTTCGGCCGCCCCGACGCCACGGATGCCGAGGTCGAGGACGCCGCCCGCGCCGCCGCGGCGCATGACTTCCTGTCGATCCTGCCGCAGGGCTACGAGACCTATGTGGGCGAGCGTGGCGTCATGCTCTCGGGCGGGCAGAAGCAGCGCGTGGCGCTGGCCCGCGCGATCCTGCGGGGCGCGAAGATCCTGCTGCTGGACGAGGCGACCTCGGCGCTGGATGCCGAAAGCGAGCGCGCGGTGCAGACGGCCGTCGAGGCCATGGCGCATGACCGCACGACGCTGGTCGTCGCGCACCGGCTGGCGACCGTGAAGCGCGCCGACCGCATCGTGGTCTTCGATCAGGGCCGCATCGTCGCCACCGGCACGCATGACCAGCTGGTGGCCGAGGATGGGCTTTACGCCCGGCTTGCCCGGCTCCAGTTCACCGACGGCCTCGTCTGA
- a CDS encoding acyl-CoA synthetase has protein sequence MGSFACAADLKAIEAEGAWADLANPRTMHRFLGRAAVYHADRPAISFQLLSGPRSRAETLTWGELHRRVTQAANLFRSLGVGPKDVVAFVLPNATETVVTLLAGAVAGIVNPINPLLEADQIAAILRETKAKVVVTLRAFPKTDVAQKVAEAVRHAPQVDTVLEVDLLRYLGPPKSLIVPLIRPKNPVRHSARVLSFAAEVARQPGTLSFADPEEDRVAAYFHTGGTTGMPKVAQHKVSGMIYNGWCGQRLLFRPSDTVMCPLPLFHVFAAYPILMSMIASGSHVVFPTPAGYRGEGVFDNLWKLIERWRCTYLVTVPTALAALMQRPIDADVSSLRGAFSGSAPLPVELFNRFEKATGVQIVEGYGLTECTCLVSVNPPEGAKKIGSVGLPFPHTHIRILHSNGNGHVLKECGVDEVGEICVANPGVFEGSTYTEEDKNHGLFAEDRFLRTGDLGRIDADGYLFITGRAKDLIIRGGHNIDPAEIEDALISHPAVSFVGAIGQPDAFAGELPCAYVELVAGAEVTEAELLDHARDRIHERAAVPKYVEILPELPKTAVGKIFKPDLRRRAIARVYDAAMETAGIEARVAEVVEDRKRGLVARLERTGEVDEDKLARVLGEFTRPWEWA, from the coding sequence ATGGGGAGTTTCGCCTGCGCCGCCGATCTGAAGGCGATCGAGGCCGAAGGGGCATGGGCGGATCTCGCCAACCCGCGGACCATGCATCGCTTCCTTGGCCGGGCGGCGGTCTACCATGCCGACCGGCCCGCGATCAGCTTCCAGTTGCTGTCCGGCCCCCGCAGCCGGGCCGAGACCCTGACCTGGGGCGAGCTGCACCGCCGGGTGACGCAGGCCGCCAACCTGTTCCGCAGCCTCGGCGTCGGGCCGAAGGACGTGGTGGCCTTCGTTCTGCCGAATGCGACCGAGACGGTGGTGACGCTGCTTGCCGGGGCCGTGGCCGGGATCGTCAACCCGATCAACCCCTTGCTCGAGGCGGACCAGATCGCCGCGATCCTGCGCGAGACCAAGGCGAAGGTGGTGGTGACGCTGCGCGCCTTCCCGAAGACCGATGTGGCGCAGAAGGTCGCCGAGGCGGTGCGCCACGCGCCGCAGGTCGATACCGTGCTCGAGGTCGACCTGCTGCGCTACCTCGGGCCGCCGAAAAGCCTGATCGTGCCACTGATCCGGCCGAAGAACCCCGTCCGCCACAGTGCGCGCGTCCTGTCCTTCGCGGCCGAGGTGGCGCGGCAGCCCGGGACACTGAGCTTCGCCGACCCCGAGGAGGACCGGGTCGCTGCCTATTTCCACACCGGCGGCACGACCGGCATGCCGAAGGTGGCGCAGCACAAGGTCTCGGGCATGATCTACAATGGCTGGTGCGGGCAGCGGCTGCTGTTCCGCCCCTCGGACACGGTGATGTGCCCGCTGCCGCTGTTCCATGTCTTCGCGGCCTATCCGATCCTGATGTCGATGATCGCAAGCGGCTCGCATGTGGTGTTTCCCACGCCCGCCGGCTACCGCGGCGAGGGGGTGTTCGACAACCTCTGGAAACTGATCGAGCGCTGGCGCTGCACCTATCTCGTGACCGTGCCCACCGCGCTGGCCGCCCTGATGCAGCGGCCGATCGACGCCGACGTCAGCTCGCTGCGTGGGGCCTTCTCGGGTTCGGCTCCGCTGCCGGTCGAACTCTTCAACCGCTTCGAGAAGGCGACGGGAGTGCAGATCGTCGAGGGCTACGGCCTGACCGAATGCACCTGCCTCGTCTCGGTCAACCCGCCGGAAGGCGCGAAGAAGATCGGTTCGGTCGGCCTGCCGTTTCCGCACACCCACATCCGCATCCTGCATTCCAACGGCAACGGCCATGTGCTGAAGGAATGCGGGGTGGATGAGGTGGGCGAGATCTGCGTCGCCAATCCCGGCGTCTTCGAAGGCTCGACCTATACCGAGGAGGACAAGAATCACGGCCTTTTTGCCGAAGACCGGTTCCTGCGCACCGGCGATCTCGGCCGGATCGACGCGGATGGCTACCTGTTCATCACCGGGCGGGCGAAGGACCTGATCATCCGGGGCGGTCACAACATCGATCCGGCCGAGATCGAGGACGCGCTGATCAGCCATCCGGCGGTCAGCTTCGTCGGCGCGATCGGCCAGCCCGACGCCTTCGCGGGCGAACTGCCCTGCGCCTATGTCGAACTGGTCGCGGGCGCCGAGGTGACCGAGGCGGAACTGCTCGATCACGCCCGCGACCGCATCCACGAGCGTGCGGCAGTGCCGAAATACGTGGAGATCCTGCCGGAACTGCCCAAGACCGCCGTGGGCAAGATCTTCAAGCCGGACCTGCGCCGTCGCGCCATCGCCCGGGTCTATGACGCGGCGATGGAGACGGCCGGGATCGAGGCGCGGGTGGCCGAGGTGGTCGAGGACCGCAAGCGCGGCCTCGTCGCCCGGCTGGAGCGGACGGGCGAGGTGGACGAGGACAAGCTCGCCCGCGTGCTGGGCGAGTTCACGCGGCCCTGGGAATGGGCCTGA